A stretch of the Ananas comosus cultivar F153 linkage group 14, ASM154086v1, whole genome shotgun sequence genome encodes the following:
- the LOC109720096 gene encoding probable glucuronosyltransferase Os05g0123100, translating to MNSPDRAKKKSPAPAIAVAASSNLWKKALLHFSLCFATGFFSGLAPFSSSSSSQSLLRYLAHNSTHNSPQFPQSPIQTPKFPQHDRTLTEEANAYVDADPPKPLSPPTPPRPLLIIVTAASASASAVRSAAALTRLGHTLRLVPPPLLWIVAGPRDGAAAAAAAVRRMGVMQRHVAVEAGEGGKGSAAERERAAAVAHVGRHRLDGVVHFADPANVYDLRFFDELRRIQVFGTWPAAMVAGSRRRVVVEGPICRSSEVVGWFSKDVSSGMTNITKGSKPLKINISDFAFNSSILWDQERWGRPNSQPDVLQDSIMSVQKMITEDDVKLKGIPLGCSQIMLWNLNIPRTQIRNRSKG from the exons ATGAACTCACCGGATCGCGCGAAGAAGAAGTCCCCCGCCCCCGCCATCGCCGTTGCCGCCTCCTCCAACCTCTGGAAGAAGGCCCTGCTCCACTTCTCCCTCTGCTTCGCCACCGGCTTCTTCTCCGGCCTCGCccctttctcctcttcctcctcctcccaatCCCTCCTCCGCTACTTGGCCCACAACTCCACCCACAATTCCCCCCAGTTTCCCCAATCCCCAATCCAAACCCCCAAATTCCCCCAACACGATCGAACCCTAACCGAGGAGGCCAACGCCTACGTCGACGCAGATCCCCCGAAGCCCCTCTCACCTCCTACTCCTCCTCGGCCCCTCCTCATCATCGtcaccgccgcctccgcctccgcctccgccgtccGATCCGCGGCGGCGCTGACGCGATTAGGGCACACCTTGAGATTggtgccgccgccgctgctgtgGATCGTGGCGGGGCCGCGggacggcgcggcggcggcggcggcggcggtgcggcgAATGGGGGTGATGCAGCGGCACGTGGCGGTGGAGGCGGGGGAAGGGGGGAAGGGGAGCGCtgcggagcgggagcgcgccGCCGCGGTGGCGCACGTCGGGCGCCACCGCCTCGACGGGGTCGTCCACTTCGCCGACCCCGCCAACGTCTACGACCTCCGCTTCTTCGACGAGCTTCGCCGGATCCA AGTTTTTGGCACTTGGCCGGCGGCAATGGTGGCAGGAAGTAGGCGGAGGGTGGTGGTGGAAGGACCAATCTGTCGATCATCGGAGGTGGTCGGATGGTTCTCGAAGGATGTAAGTAGCGGAATGACGAATATCACAAAAGGTTCAAAGCCTCTCAAGATTAACATCTCAGATTTCGCATTCAACAGCTCGATATTGTGGGATCAGGAGAGATGGGGCCGCCCAAACTCTCAGCCGGATGTGTTGCAG GATTCAATAATGTCCGTCCAAAAGATGATCACGGAAGATGATGTTAAGTTGAAGGGGATTCCTCTTGGTTGCTCCCAAATCATGCTGTGGAACCTCAACATCCCAAGAACCCAAATTAGGAATAGAAGCAAaggataa